The proteins below are encoded in one region of Ostrea edulis chromosome 3, xbOstEdul1.1, whole genome shotgun sequence:
- the LOC130046330 gene encoding uncharacterized protein LOC130046330 codes for MRTWWLFLCCFIADTCILNTKGSHTYSKCVANVAIGKSVSVSSTHSGFPPSNAVNGYLNDFMHTSGEESKPWLTIDLGGTFLVQQIEIFNRADCCGARFHDAEVTVGESLDNLQFCGHYSGPARNGERIAIWCPSHTIARFVKIQMVKGRGSILHVAEVLIWGVPEGNSLYSLPSTNCMTNVALGKSVTASTVSGNFQPSNAVNEYLNDFMHTAREGRPWLMINLGDRFLVHKIEIFNRADCCGHRFHDADVKVGISKSKLHGCGHYRGPAQKREKIVVMIYSLALSVEDTRSYKH; via the exons GTTCTCACACCTATTCAAAATGTGTGGCAAATGTTGCTATTGGAAAATCAGTGTCGGTGAGTTCAACACACAGCGGGTTTCCACCCTCAAACGCTGTGAATGGATACCTCAACGACTTCATGCATACATCAGGAGAAGAAAGCAAACCATGGCTCACAATAGACCTTGGAGGCACATTTCTGGTACAACAGATTGAAATCTTCAACAGAGCGGACTGCTGCG GTGCTCGATTTCATGATGCGGAGGTGACAGTAGGGGAATCCCTGGATAACCTACAATTCTGCGGCCATTATTCGGGACCAGCAAGGAACGGAGAGAGAATAGCGATATGGTGTCCTTCTCACACAATTGCTCGTTTTGTTAAAATCCAGATGGTGAAAGGAAGAGGGAGCATATTGCATGTGGCGGAGGTCCTCATTTGGGGAGTGCCTGAAGGAAATTCTCTAT ATTCACTCCCGTCTACAAATTGCATGACAAATGTTGCACTGGGGAAATCTGTGACTGCAAGTACAGTATCCGGAAACTTCCAGCCGTCAAACGCTGTGAATGAATACCTCAATGACTTCATGCATACGGCTAGAGAAGGCAGACCGTGGCTTATGATAAATCTTGGAGATAGATTTCTGGTACACAAGATTGAAATCTTCAACAGAGCGGACTGCTGTG GTCATAGGTTCCATGACGCAGATGTTAAAGTAGGAATATCTAAATCAAAACTACATGGCTGTGGACACTATAGAGGGCCAGCTCAGAAGAGAGAGAAGATAGTGGTGATGATTTATAGTTTAGCCCTCTCCGTAGAAGATACAAGGTCGTACAAACACTAG
- the LOC130053477 gene encoding uncharacterized protein LOC130053477 — MPPRKRAATQRSPARGIGKKRNRRTPVQLRERSPPRTATSWTDRQAPAEGQSQPPEEAPQFPMDSTPDNPGESCNFLFGQAAYLPLPCQITSTCDDIGSHVPLKFKQKIWEGFFIDLSVLLKSATELEQFESHGDLQLVNGKLCVVKRQLNSFLTIEKWTSAFMIYMSIVLQHSQTAQEMLKYMRNIRLAANRSPNWHKYDEQFRLRKASNPAMSWGEIHSEFWLMYINQSNVTTQQSAQAKFKPQASTNSFNTTSVGHASQNQIKFCNSYNSGKSCNFFPRCRYSHSCSQCRGKHPRVNCRN, encoded by the coding sequence ATGCCACCACGAAAACGAGCGGCGACCCAGAGATCCCCGGCCAGGGGGATCGGGAAAAAACGTAACCGCCGGACACCAGTTCAACTCCGGGAACGAAGCCCACCTCGCACCGCCACATCTTGGACGGATCGACAAGCCCCGGCAGAGGGGCAGTCACAGCCCCCTGAGGAGGCCCCTCAATTTCCAATGGATAGTACACCGGATAACCCGGGTGAGTCTTGCAATTTTTTGTTTGGCCAAGCGGCCTATTTACCCTTACCTTGTCAAATCACATCTACATGCGATGATATCGGTAGTCATGTCCCGCTTAAATTCAAGCAAAAAATATGGGAGGGTTTTTTTATTGATCTGTCTGTCCTACTCAAATCGGCTACGGAATTGGAGCAGTTTGAGTCCCATGGGGATTTACAACTTGTCAATGGCAAGCTATGCGTAGTCAAGCGCCAACTAAACTCCTTCTTGACCATAGAAAAGTGGACATCAGCtttcatgatttacatgagcATCGTTCTTCAACACAGCCAAACGGCTCAAGAAATGCTCAAGTACATGCGAAACATTAGGCTTGCAGCTAATCGTTCACCAAATTGGCACAAGTATGACGAGCAATTCCGGCTCCGTAAAGCCTCCAACCCTGCTATGTCTTGGGGTGAAATTCACAGCGAATTTTGGTTGATGTACATAAACCAATCAAATGTCACTACCCAACAGTCGGCCCAGGCCAAGTTTAAACCTCAGGCATCAACCAACTCCTTTAATACTACGTCGGTAGGCCATGCATCACAAaaccaaataaaattttgtaattcgTACAACTCTGGTAAATCCTGTAATTTTTTCCCTAGATGCCGCTACAGTCATTCATGCAGTCAGTGCAGAGGGAAACACCCTAGAGTCAACTGCAGGAATTAA